One genomic segment of Impatiens glandulifera chromosome 6, dImpGla2.1, whole genome shotgun sequence includes these proteins:
- the LOC124942109 gene encoding kinesin-like protein KIN-14U yields MDSEISNNGEIPAVDTDEHEKEKLEQTITKLEGEVEGLRDKMRYLDNKRKEALNKVLDMKGCIRVFCRIRPILLVKKKQNCQPLAVESDKVAVESSGSRKEFEFDKVFPPEATQDDVFAEAEPILTSALDGHNVCILAYGQTCTGKTFTMNGTSNSPGIVPRALEGLFCQASLDKSASFTFSISMLEVYVGNLRDLLAPKAFRRAYETIPRHDLTIQTDTKGMVEIEGLTEVEISSIKQANWWYSKGTQVRSTSWTNVNQASSRSHCLTRITIFRQDETLGGKKKEVSKLWLVDLGGSERVLKTKATGLTLDEGRAINLSLSSLGDVIAALKRKRAHVPYRNSKLTQILKDSLGDGSKVLMIVHVNQSADDLAETACSLGFGTRARAVESHKELSSELKKQKETRLIELEEAMRNAQEEYKEVGSQKQKADSLLKEAKTHYSKMYEPCEEKETDDLAGILIPQLAEKSTKKKVTNSAPRFMNSTSASRERQNVVEKEFESRARILKSWYKVSIQTSLSSHSIRYSDPHFRFPLRNSKMSQLGLGDMKAPLGESTKCNISYVQKTMETMVVASNIPNSTKGSNFHRKRRMSDFV; encoded by the exons ATGGATTCTGAGATCTCTAACAATGGGGAAATTCCTGCTGTTGATACTGATGAGCATGAAAAGGAAAAACTTGAGCAAACAATAACAAAATTAGAAG GAGAAGTAGAGGGATTGAGAGACAAGATGAGGTATTTAGACAATAAGAGAAAAGAAGCATTGAACAAGGTTTTGGACATGAAAG GCTGCATTAGAGTGTTCTGTCGCATTCGACCAATTTTGTTGGTTAAAAAGAAGCAAAACTGTCAGCCTCTTGCGGTGGAATCTGATAAGGTTGCTGTTGAATCTAGTGGGAGTAGAAAAGAATTCGAATTCGACAAAGTATTCCCTCCTGAAGCAACCCAAG ATGATGTTTTTGCCGAAGCTGAACCGATCCTAACATCTGCGTTAGATGGACACAACGTTTGTATTCTGGCTTATGGACAAACATGCACCGGAAAGACATTTACTATG AATGGAACAAGCAATTCACCGGGGATAGTTCCTCGGGCTTTAGAAGGCCTCTTTTGTCAAGCCTCATTGGATAAATCTGCCTCGTTTACGTTTTCAATTAGCATGTTGGAAGTCTATGTGGGTAATCTAAGAGATCTTTTGGCTCCTAAAGCATTTCGTAGAGCTTATGAAACAATACCAAGACA TGATCTCACCATCCAAACGGATACAAAAGGAATGGTGGAAATAGAAGGTTTAACTGAAGTGGAGATATCGAGTATCAAACAGGCAAATTGGTGGTATTCAAAAGGGACACAAGTGCGGTCCACTTCTTGGACAAATGTTAACCAGGCTTCGAGCAGATCGCATTG CTTGACAAGGATCACAATTTTCCGTCAAGACGAAACCTTGGGAGGGAAGAAGAAGGAAGTGAGCAAGTTATGGCTCGTAGACCTTGGAGGAAGTGAACGTGTCCTAAAGACAAAGGCCACCGGCCTAACACTTGACGAGGGTCGGGCTATAAACCTTTCACTTTCATCCTTGGGCGATGTTATTGCGGCTCTTAAAAGAAAACGAGCCCATGTGCCATATAG AAACAGCAAGCTTACTCAAATTCTGAAAGATTCCCTTG GTGATGGGTCCAAAGTTCTAATGATTGTGCACGTAAACCAGTCTGCAGATGATCTTGCCGAGACTGCTTGCTCGCTCGGCTTTGGGACAAGAGCTAGAGCAGTTGAATCCCATAAGGAATTATCATCT GAACTGAAGAAACAAAAGGAAACAAGGCTGATTGAGCTTGAAGAAGCAATGAGAAATGCCCAAGAGGAATACAAAGAAGTTGGTTCCCAAAAACAAAAGGCTGATTCCTTATTAAAGGAAGCTAAAACGCATTACTCCAAAATGTACGAGCCATGTGAAGAAAAGGAAACTGATGACTTGGCAGGAATCCTCATCCCACAATTGGCTGAGAAGTCGACGAAGAAAAAAGTCACCAACTCTGCCCCACGGTTCATGAATTCCACATCAGCCAGCCGTGAAAGGCAGAACGTTGTAGAGAAAGAGTTCGAATCTCGAGCAAGAATATTGAAATCTTGGTATAAGGTTTCGATCCAAACTTCATTGAGTTCACATTCAATAAGGTACTCTGATCCACATTTTAGATTTCCTTTGAGAAATTCAAAGATGTCTCAACTAGGACTAGGAGACATGAAAGCTCCTCTTGGCGAAAGCACGAAATGTAATATTTCGTATGTTCAGAAGACCATGGAAACAATGGTGGTTGCATCTAACATTCCGAACTCTACTAAAGGCTCGAATTTTCATCGGAAAAGAAGAATGTCTGATTTCGTCTGA
- the LOC124941599 gene encoding translation initiation factor eIF-2B subunit epsilon: MVQKKGAGKASEDAEEELTRAPLQAILLADSFAQKFRPITLERPKVLLPLANVPMIDYTLAWLESAGVEEVFIFVCAHSKQVIDYVNSTWLGESNFSIKTIESHNCISAGDALRLIYERNVIHGDFILISGDTVSNMSLAEAVEEHKERKKKDSNAVMTMVIKRSKPSPITHQSRLGTDELFMAIDPDSKQLLYYEDKANHLKGILTLDKMLLSDNVSISFHNDKQDCYIDICSPEVLSLFTDNFDYQHLRRHFLKGLLMDDIMGYKIYVHEIHSSYAARIDNFRSYDTISKDIIQRWTYPFVPDVFGSSSTKHDRQGVYRASGVLQSRSAQIGPFALVGSDTTIGDKTKIYNSVVGEGCNIGSDVSIDGCYIWDNVTIENGCKLSHAIVCDGVTMKSGAVLEPGVVLSFNVVVGQGFVVPAYSKVSLHQQPTKQDSDEELEYAEDSSGFVKIPAINGTTDHLTPGLLSELSEAQGQATSEVGNGGVGYIWSIDVNSYDEEIWQSVAPIPAEKLAEIVQKATTDELEMTQDGNLLPPSGELPLDSNSVGSGDDDVDDTRDDYFEKEVEATFQRAAHENVKEDHVILEVNSLRLSCNKTSADCAGALFYSMVKLAVDTPHSSTSELHKIVINVLTTWQKVLKNYLLSQDEQIEVILKFEEICLETAKELSSIFTQVLHFLYDKDILQEDAILNWADEKEGADESDKVLVKQADKFIQWLKEASEEEDDEEDD; the protein is encoded by the exons atggTGCAGAAAAAAGGCGCAGGGAAAGCTTCGGAAGATGCAGAAGAGGAATTAACTCGTGCCCCTTTGCAAGCCATACTCTTAGCTGACAGCTTCGCTCAGAAATTCCGCCCCATCACTCTCGAACGGCCTAAG GTGCTGCTACCTTTGGCCAATGTTCCTATGATCGATTATACATTAGCTTGGCTCGAATCAGCAGGGGTTGAAGAAGTCTTTATCTTTGTTTGTGCTCACTCCAAGCAAGTGATTGATTATGTCAACTCCACTTGGCTTGGTGAATCAAACTTCTCCATCAAGACTATAGAATCACACAATTGCATTAGTGCTGGGGATGCTTTGCGATTGATTTATGAGCGGAATGTG ATACATGGTGACTTCATCCTTATTAGTGGAGATACAGTGAGCAATATGTCACTTGCCGAAGCTGTAGAGGAGCAcaaagaaaggaagaagaaggaCAGCAATGCTGTTATGACTATGGTCATAAAAAGGTCAAAGCCTTCACCAATTACCCATCAATCGCGTCTTGGAACTGATGAATTGTTCATGGCAATTGATCCTGATTCAAAGCAACTTTTATATTATGAAGACAAGGCAAATCATCTGAAGGGGATATTAACTCTTGACAAGATGTTGCTCTCTGATAATGTGTCCATATCTTTTCACAATGACAAACAG GATTGTTATATTGACATATGCTCTCCCGAGGTtctcagtcttttcactgatAATTTTGACTACCAGCATCTGCGCCGTCATTTTCTCAAGGGCCTGCTTATGGATGAT ATCATgggttataaaatttatgtccATGAAATTCACTCAAGTTATGCGGCTAGAATTGATAATTTTCGGAGCTATGATACCATTAGCAAGGACATTATCCAGAGATGGACTTACCCATTCGTTCCAGATGTCTTTGGAAGCTCATCTACCAAACATGATAGACAGGGCGTGTACAGAGCATCAG GGGTACTGCAATCCCGTTCCGCACAAATTGGTCCCTTCGCACTTGTCGGCAGTGATACTACTATAGGtgacaaaacaaaaatttataattctGTTGTGGGGGAAGGTTGCAATATTGGATCAGATGTTTCAATAGATGGTTGCTATATATGGGACAATGTCACAATTGAAAATGGTTGTAAGTTAAGTCATGCCATAGTATGTGATGGTGTGACAATGAAGTCTGGAGCTGTTCTGGAACCTGGAGTGGTTTTGTCATTCAAT GTTGTTGTTGGACAAGGGTTTGTAGTTCCTGCTTATTCAAAAGTATCATTGCATCAACAACCGACTAAACAAGATAGTGACGAGGAGCTGGAATATGCTGAGGATAGCAGCGGGTTTGTTAAAATTCCTG CAATCAATGGTACAACAGATCATTTGACTCCAGGATTATTATCTGAACTCTCTGAAGCCCAGGGACAGGCTACTTCTGAG GTTGGTAATGGTGGGGTTGGATATATATGGTCAATTGATGTAAACAGCTATGATGAAGAAATATGGCAGTCAGTTGCTCCTATTCCTGCTGAAAAACTAGCTGAAATTGTGCAAAAAGCTACAACAGATGAATTGGAGATGACACAAGATGGAAATCTTCTACCACCCTCAGGAGAGTTGCCCCTTGATTCCAACAGTGTGGGCTCTGGGGATGATGATGTGGATGATACGAGAGATGACTACTTTGAGAAAGAG gttgaagcgacTTTCCAAAGGGCAGCTCATGAAAATGTTAAAGAAGATCATGTCATCTTAGAAGTAAACTCGTTAAG GTTGTCATGTAACAAAACTTCAGCTGATTGTGCTGGAGCACTGTTCTATTCTATGGTGAAGCTAGCAGTGGATACTCCACATAGTTCCACTA GTGAATTACACAAAATTGTTATTAATGTACTTACTACTTGGCAGAAAGTTCTGAAGAACTATTTACTTAGTCAAGACGAGCAG ATAGAGGTGATATTAAAGTTTGAGGAGATATGCTTGGAAACAGCAAAAGAACTGTCTTCAATATTTACACAA GTTTTGCATTTCTTGTACGACAAAGACATTTTACAAGAGGATGCGATTCTCAACTGGGCAGATGAAAAGGAAGGGGCAGATGAGTCCGATAAAGTTCTCGTTAAGCAGGCTGATAAATTCATCCAA TGGCTGAAGGAGGCATCTGAAGAAGAAGACGACGAAGAAGACGATTGA